A single region of the Undibacterium piscinae genome encodes:
- the hrpA gene encoding ATP-dependent RNA helicase HrpA, translating into MSDLRQLRDQLRDKSAPVKEHAGLPQKAKSHPVLASAGSELDGTPLKTQGTKARGQQSVPPKGAREAVATPETLPFRNPPPVISYPEELPVSGRRAEIAEALCKHQVIIVCGETGSGKTTQLPKICLELGRGQKGMIGHTQPRRIAASSTAKRIAQELNSPLGEHVGFKVRFNDTLTKGASVKLMTDGILLAETQTDPLLRQYDTIIIDEAHERSLNIDFLLGYLKQILPKRRDLKLIITSATIDAQRFANHFADHSGPEPKPAPVIEVSGRLYPVEVRYRPVQNDEKDKERDLMTAITDAVDELCRVGSGDVLVFLPGEREIRDTAEALRKHHPAHVEILPLFARLSAQEQERVFKVSNARRIVLATNVAETSLTVPGIRYVVDAGLARVKRYSYRNKVEQLQVEAVAQSAANQRAGRCGRVAAGVCIRLYEEQDYLNRPKFTEPEIMRSSLAAVILRMKSLHLTDVESFPFIEPPPGRAIADGYQLLQELGAMDEGNHLTAVGKQLAKLPLDPRVGRMILAARDNQALSEVLIIAAALSVQDPRDRPMEAQAAADAAHKKFADEKSEFQSYLKIWKWFEEAIEHKKTNRQLQDNCRANFLSQMRLREWREVHSQLLTIVKEQGWRLNESPATYEQLHLALLTGLLGNIGYKSDEEAHYLGARGIKFFIWPGSSLAKKAGRWVMAAELVDTTRLYGRCIAQIQPEWLEKIGGHLLKKSYGEPRWEKRAGQVSAFERATLYGLVVYSQRRIQYGLTHPAEARDIFIRDALVEGELDTRLPFFAHNQKLVREIENLEHKSRRIDVLVDDELIVAFYDKLIPPGVYNAVLLEQWYKESVRENPKLLYLNKDELMRHEAAGVTTELFPKTMQVSGVALQLSYHFEPGSPRDGVTLSVPLFSLNQLSADRCEWLVPGMLKEKVHLLIKSLPQKIRRHCVPLPNYAAGFCERKEFGSGNFLDAVIADIREQTGLICMSTDFKFETVPVHLTMNFKIVDEHGRQLEMGRNLATLRAEFGGQARESFQRIASAEKLSLLDSGKSGAATAAAKQGATPVSAHAPAANVAAKPGFQLQQDNLTGWTFDSLPELLEVQQGKQTLIGYPALVDKITHCHIEVFDDPDEAARIHRIGLRRLFALQIKEQVKFLEKNIPGLQQMGMQFMALGSQEELREQIVQVALESAFLQQPLPTNSGEFNQRRDAGKARLNLLANEVARLAAQILGEYHGLPKKLQALKAHPQAAADMQSQLQMLISKRFIADNDFSQLSHFPRYLKAVTVRMDKLRADPARDAKLMLEWNSVAQPWQRTPRKTGPDADPKLQEFRWLLEELRVSLYAQELRTPMPVSAKRLQKVWESMQR; encoded by the coding sequence ATGTCTGACTTACGTCAGTTGCGTGATCAATTAAGAGATAAGAGCGCTCCCGTCAAGGAGCATGCGGGCTTGCCGCAAAAAGCCAAATCTCATCCGGTCTTAGCATCTGCTGGCAGTGAGCTTGATGGCACTCCGTTGAAGACCCAGGGCACGAAGGCGCGCGGGCAGCAATCGGTGCCGCCAAAAGGCGCACGCGAAGCGGTGGCGACACCCGAGACACTGCCGTTTCGCAATCCGCCACCTGTCATTAGCTATCCGGAGGAGTTGCCGGTTTCTGGCCGTCGCGCGGAAATCGCCGAGGCTTTATGCAAGCATCAGGTCATCATCGTATGCGGTGAGACCGGCTCGGGGAAGACTACCCAATTGCCTAAGATTTGCCTGGAACTGGGTCGCGGTCAAAAAGGTATGATAGGCCATACCCAGCCGCGCCGTATCGCTGCCTCTTCTACCGCCAAGCGCATCGCGCAAGAACTTAATTCGCCGCTGGGCGAGCATGTCGGCTTTAAGGTGCGCTTTAATGACACCTTGACCAAGGGCGCATCGGTCAAGCTGATGACCGATGGTATCTTGCTGGCGGAAACCCAGACCGATCCTTTGCTCAGGCAATACGACACCATCATTATCGATGAGGCGCATGAGCGCAGCCTGAATATCGATTTCCTGCTTGGTTACCTCAAGCAGATTTTGCCCAAGCGCCGTGATTTAAAGCTGATCATCACATCGGCCACGATCGATGCCCAGCGTTTTGCCAATCACTTTGCAGATCATAGCGGACCCGAGCCCAAACCTGCACCGGTCATTGAAGTCTCCGGCCGCCTGTATCCGGTCGAAGTGCGCTACCGCCCGGTGCAAAATGACGAGAAAGATAAAGAACGTGATCTGATGACCGCCATCACCGATGCGGTTGATGAGCTATGCCGTGTCGGTTCCGGTGACGTGCTGGTGTTTTTGCCGGGTGAGCGCGAAATTCGCGACACCGCCGAAGCCTTGCGTAAGCATCATCCGGCCCACGTAGAGATTTTGCCGCTGTTTGCGCGCTTGTCGGCGCAAGAGCAGGAACGTGTCTTCAAGGTCTCCAATGCGCGTCGCATTGTCTTGGCTACCAACGTCGCGGAAACCTCGCTGACGGTACCTGGTATCCGCTATGTGGTCGATGCCGGGTTGGCGCGCGTCAAGCGTTACAGCTACCGCAATAAGGTCGAGCAATTGCAGGTGGAAGCGGTGGCGCAGTCTGCCGCCAATCAAAGGGCCGGTCGTTGCGGTCGTGTTGCTGCCGGTGTTTGCATACGCCTTTACGAAGAACAGGATTACCTGAACCGGCCGAAATTTACCGAGCCGGAAATCATGCGCTCGTCGTTGGCTGCGGTTATCTTGCGCATGAAGTCGCTGCATCTGACAGATGTAGAGAGTTTTCCTTTCATCGAGCCGCCACCAGGGCGGGCGATTGCCGATGGCTATCAATTGCTGCAAGAGTTGGGGGCGATGGACGAGGGCAATCATCTTACCGCGGTCGGTAAGCAGCTCGCCAAATTGCCTTTGGACCCGCGGGTTGGCCGCATGATACTGGCGGCGCGTGATAATCAGGCGCTTAGCGAAGTCTTGATTATCGCTGCCGCCTTGTCGGTGCAGGACCCACGTGATCGCCCTATGGAGGCGCAGGCTGCGGCTGATGCCGCGCATAAGAAATTTGCCGATGAAAAATCTGAGTTTCAGTCTTATCTGAAAATCTGGAAGTGGTTTGAAGAGGCGATAGAGCATAAGAAAACCAACCGGCAATTGCAGGATAACTGCCGTGCCAATTTTCTCAGTCAGATGCGTCTGCGTGAATGGCGTGAGGTACATAGCCAGTTGCTGACCATCGTTAAGGAGCAGGGTTGGCGTCTCAATGAAAGCCCGGCGACCTATGAACAATTGCATCTGGCTTTACTCACCGGCTTACTCGGCAATATCGGTTATAAATCCGATGAAGAGGCGCATTACCTGGGCGCTCGCGGGATCAAATTTTTCATCTGGCCCGGTTCCAGTCTGGCGAAAAAAGCCGGACGCTGGGTGATGGCGGCAGAACTGGTTGATACCACGCGCCTGTACGGCCGTTGTATTGCGCAGATACAGCCGGAATGGCTGGAAAAAATCGGCGGCCATCTGCTCAAGAAGTCGTATGGCGAACCGCGCTGGGAAAAACGCGCTGGTCAGGTTTCGGCCTTCGAACGCGCCACCCTGTATGGTTTGGTGGTGTATAGCCAGCGCCGCATCCAGTATGGTTTGACGCATCCGGCTGAGGCACGCGATATCTTTATTCGCGATGCCTTGGTTGAGGGCGAACTCGACACCCGCTTGCCGTTCTTTGCGCATAACCAGAAACTGGTGCGCGAGATTGAAAATCTGGAGCACAAGTCGCGCCGCATTGACGTACTGGTGGATGATGAGTTGATCGTCGCATTCTATGACAAGTTGATACCGCCTGGCGTGTATAACGCCGTCTTGCTGGAGCAATGGTATAAGGAGTCGGTCAGGGAAAACCCTAAGCTGCTGTATCTGAATAAAGATGAACTGATGCGGCACGAAGCGGCTGGCGTCACCACCGAACTTTTTCCAAAAACCATGCAAGTGTCCGGTGTTGCGTTGCAGCTGAGTTACCACTTCGAGCCTGGCAGCCCGCGTGATGGCGTGACTTTGAGTGTGCCGCTGTTTTCGCTCAATCAGTTGTCCGCCGACAGGTGTGAGTGGCTGGTTCCTGGCATGCTCAAGGAGAAAGTGCATTTGCTGATTAAATCCTTGCCGCAAAAGATACGCCGCCATTGTGTTCCTTTACCGAATTATGCGGCCGGGTTTTGCGAGCGTAAGGAGTTTGGTAGCGGTAATTTTCTCGATGCCGTGATCGCCGATATCCGCGAGCAGACTGGCCTGATTTGCATGAGCACTGATTTTAAATTCGAGACTGTGCCCGTCCATCTGACCATGAATTTCAAGATCGTTGATGAACATGGGCGGCAGCTGGAAATGGGTCGCAATCTCGCTACTTTACGGGCTGAGTTTGGCGGGCAGGCACGCGAGAGTTTTCAACGTATCGCTAGTGCAGAAAAACTGAGCTTGCTCGATTCCGGCAAGAGTGGCGCTGCTACAGCAGCGGCTAAGCAGGGCGCGACTCCTGTGTCGGCGCATGCGCCAGCGGCCAATGTCGCGGCCAAGCCTGGCTTTCAGTTGCAGCAGGATAATCTGACCGGCTGGACTTTTGATAGCCTGCCAGAATTACTCGAAGTGCAGCAAGGTAAGCAAACCTTGATCGGTTATCCGGCCTTGGTCGATAAAATCACGCATTGCCATATCGAAGTGTTTGATGATCCCGATGAGGCGGCGCGTATCCATCGCATAGGCTTACGCCGTTTGTTTGCCTTGCAGATCAAAGAGCAGGTTAAATTTTTAGAGAAAAATATTCCGGGTCTGCAGCAGATGGGGATGCAATTTATGGCGTTGGGTTCGCAGGAAGAGTTGCGCGAGCAGATCGTCCAGGTCGCGCTGGAAAGTGCCTTTTTGCAGCAACCTTTGCCGACCAATTCCGGTGAATTTAATCAGCGCCGTGATGCCGGTAAGGCACGACTGAATCTGCTGGCCAATGAAGTTGCGCGCTTGGCGGCACAGATTCTGGGCGAATATCATGGTTTGCCGAAAAAACTGCAGGCGCTCAAGGCGCATCCGCAAGCCGCTGCCGATATGCAAAGCCAATTGCAGATGCTGATCAGCAAGCGCTTTATTGCCGACAATGATTTCAGTCAGTTATCGCATTTCCCGCGCTATCTGAAGGCCGTGACGGTGAGGATGGATAAGTTGCGGGCTGACCCGGCGCGCGATGCCAAGCTGATGCTGGAATGGAATTCAGTCGCCCAGCCATGGCAGCGTACGCCACGCAAGACCGGGCCCGATGCTGATCCGAAGTTGCAAGAGTTTCGCTGGTTACTCGAAGAGTTGCGCGTATCGCTCTACGCACAAGAGTTGCGCACGCCTATGCCGGTTTCTGCCAAACGCTTGCAAAAGGTATGGGAAAGCATGCAAAGATAG
- a CDS encoding TssQ family T6SS-associated lipoprotein, with protein sequence MNFYRTSLKSLALALASACLLLSGCDTAPKATPKPTQKAKETKAAAPAATPPENPATTAASASASASASATVAKAATASDTQALKDGVALYNNGEYNAAISKLLGSPEITKSKSKAVKVEALKYAAFSYCVTSRTQLCRQQFDRALKIDPRFDLTPAEIGHPIWGPVFSSAKKNQIKTK encoded by the coding sequence ATGAACTTCTACCGCACATCTTTAAAGAGTCTGGCTTTAGCCTTAGCATCTGCCTGCCTGCTGTTATCCGGCTGCGATACCGCGCCTAAAGCGACACCCAAACCTACGCAAAAAGCCAAGGAAACCAAAGCCGCGGCACCAGCGGCAACGCCACCAGAAAATCCGGCAACTACTGCCGCCTCAGCATCGGCATCGGCATCGGCAAGCGCGACCGTAGCCAAAGCGGCGACCGCAAGCGATACGCAGGCCTTAAAGGATGGCGTAGCGCTCTACAATAACGGTGAATACAACGCGGCAATTAGTAAGCTGCTGGGCTCGCCGGAAATCACGAAAAGCAAGAGCAAGGCCGTCAAGGTAGAAGCGCTGAAATATGCCGCATTTAGCTATTGCGTCACATCCAGGACGCAACTATGCAGGCAGCAATTTGACCGGGCGCTAAAAATCGACCCTAGATTTGATCTGACCCCGGCCGAAATAGGCCACCCGATTTGGGGCCCGGTATTTTCCAGTGCCAAAAAAAACCAAATAAAGACCAAATAA
- a CDS encoding protein kinase gives MKTEETLATPVAPVTDSGNENSLAIGTRLADFEITGVLGEGGFGIVYLAFDHSLQRTVAIKEYIPGTLAGRATDASVMVRAERHKATFDAGLKSFINEARLLAQFDHASLVKVYRFWEENKTAYMAMRYYEGSTLKDIIKNHPELVTEAWLKFIFKQILDALETLYKAKILHRDVSPDNIIVQKNGDAVLLDFGSARKIIGDMTQGLTVILKPGFAPIEQYADDGALPQGPWTDIYALAAVMYFTILKSPPVMSIVRVVKDSLVPLQAENHAGFSKKFLMAIDMGLAIQPEDRPQTVDEFRRLLGISAFDSGRDNSNRGSGRASRDAPVFNDNAPAQNGKPEARAAANAKSKSAIISKRNLVVAAGLLVLLLAGAYVSTRADKAAPAVSDSNSGTEQTASARGELKLAIKPWGMVFVDGEQNGVSPPLKKLNLSDGKHTIRISNPGFPDYSIEVEIGKDNVSSIEHEFIQK, from the coding sequence TTGAAAACAGAAGAAACCCTTGCCACTCCCGTGGCGCCTGTCACTGACAGCGGCAACGAAAATAGCCTTGCTATCGGCACGCGGCTTGCCGACTTTGAAATTACCGGTGTTCTGGGAGAAGGCGGCTTTGGTATTGTCTACCTCGCTTTTGATCACTCCCTGCAACGCACCGTCGCCATCAAGGAATACATACCCGGCACTCTCGCCGGCCGCGCGACTGACGCTAGCGTGATGGTGCGAGCCGAACGCCACAAGGCAACTTTTGACGCCGGCTTAAAGAGCTTCATCAATGAAGCGCGCCTGCTGGCACAATTCGATCATGCCTCACTGGTCAAAGTTTACCGTTTCTGGGAAGAGAACAAGACCGCTTACATGGCGATGCGCTATTACGAAGGTAGCACACTCAAGGACATTATCAAGAACCACCCCGAACTGGTCACCGAAGCCTGGCTAAAGTTCATCTTCAAACAAATCCTCGATGCCCTAGAGACCTTATACAAAGCCAAGATCCTGCATCGCGATGTCTCGCCCGACAATATCATCGTGCAAAAAAATGGCGATGCGGTACTGCTCGATTTTGGCTCGGCCCGCAAGATCATCGGTGACATGACCCAAGGTCTGACCGTCATCTTAAAGCCAGGTTTTGCGCCGATAGAACAATATGCCGATGACGGCGCCCTGCCACAAGGTCCGTGGACTGACATTTATGCGCTGGCCGCGGTAATGTATTTCACCATACTGAAAAGCCCGCCGGTGATGTCTATCGTGCGTGTAGTCAAAGATTCTTTAGTGCCGTTACAGGCAGAAAATCATGCCGGTTTCAGCAAGAAATTTCTTATGGCAATAGACATGGGACTGGCGATACAACCGGAAGACCGACCGCAGACGGTGGACGAATTCCGCCGCTTGCTGGGCATCAGCGCATTCGATTCCGGGCGCGATAACAGCAATCGCGGCTCCGGTCGCGCTAGCCGCGATGCACCGGTGTTTAATGACAATGCACCGGCTCAGAATGGCAAACCTGAAGCCAGAGCCGCAGCTAACGCCAAATCAAAATCTGCCATAATCTCTAAGCGCAACTTGGTGGTGGCCGCAGGCCTGCTAGTTTTGCTGCTGGCTGGCGCTTACGTTTCAACCCGTGCGGACAAGGCGGCACCAGCCGTCAGCGACTCCAACTCCGGCACTGAGCAAACGGCATCTGCCAGGGGCGAACTGAAACTGGCAATCAAGCCCTGGGGCATGGTATTTGTCGACGGCGAACAAAATGGCGTGAGCCCGCCGCTGAAAAAACTCAACCTCAGCGATGGCAAGCACACTATACGCATCAGCAATCCGGGGTTTCCGGATTACTCAATCGAAGTGGAGATAGGCAAAGACAATGTATCCTCCATAGAACACGAATTCATTCAGAAATAA
- a CDS encoding serine/threonine-protein phosphatase, with product MILDTAQITGIGDRPSNQDALATASEDGLSCFILADGTGGHEGGEVAASLVIEGIAQKFLQEASFSARALRSYIDWAILKVADFKKQNAKYSDMSATVASILIDQNNHCALWAHLGDTRIYMFRHGRIIHTSKDHSMAQRLVDAGYANYATIRKHPQRNMLYAAIGAEGDTAAEITQEAVELQNGDAFLLCTDGFWEWISEDEMEQSLHLAVNSEAWLNAMNALTEKNIAASAVRRDNFSAITICLQRATTAATTATTISTPATPVAASSPTAS from the coding sequence ATGATCTTAGACACGGCACAAATCACTGGCATAGGCGACAGGCCATCGAATCAGGATGCGCTCGCCACTGCCAGTGAGGATGGATTAAGCTGCTTCATACTGGCCGACGGAACCGGCGGGCACGAAGGTGGTGAAGTCGCCGCAAGCCTGGTGATCGAAGGCATAGCACAGAAATTTTTGCAGGAAGCCTCATTTAGCGCACGCGCGCTACGATCGTATATCGACTGGGCAATACTCAAGGTCGCTGATTTCAAAAAGCAAAATGCAAAATACTCGGATATGAGCGCGACCGTGGCGAGCATACTGATAGACCAAAACAATCACTGCGCCCTATGGGCACATTTAGGCGACACCCGCATCTACATGTTTCGCCACGGACGCATCATCCACACGTCCAAAGATCACAGCATGGCGCAGAGACTGGTCGATGCCGGCTACGCCAATTACGCCACTATCCGCAAGCACCCGCAGCGTAACATGCTGTATGCAGCGATAGGCGCGGAAGGTGATACGGCTGCGGAAATCACACAAGAAGCCGTCGAATTGCAGAATGGCGATGCCTTTCTGCTTTGTACTGACGGGTTCTGGGAATGGATCAGTGAGGACGAGATGGAACAAAGTCTGCATCTTGCGGTCAACAGTGAGGCGTGGTTAAACGCCATGAACGCGCTGACAGAAAAAAATATCGCTGCCTCGGCTGTCCGGCGCGACAATTTTTCAGCGATTACCATCTGCCTGCAGCGCGCTACTACCGCTGCTACCACAGCCACCACAATTAGCACGCCCGCCACGCCTGTCGCAGCCTCATCGCCAACGGCAAGCTAA
- the tagH gene encoding type VI secretion system-associated FHA domain protein TagH, with product MIKITVVSYNNETPSLPNGALFGPEHGTIGRSEDNFLVLPDPKHYVSRAQAKVWSNGTRHHLINLSQANPIIINGQEIEAEREYDIHAGDQIKIGLYQLRVDAVAGTSGDLPPTAATPSLAKTSPTPAATEVPVNAATLSSTAEAARPADSAELLQAFLKGAGLPDLNLSSGLTPELMETMGKLVATSVQGTMDLIAQRALVKREVNADVTLVVLRKNNPLKFFPDSQTVLTQMLRKKMPGFMTPDEAMDDAFQDLRAHQLAVVAGMKAAMDALMKKFQPALFEKRLSPPTLLDHLNPARRKAAMWEHFSRLFDSISLESKDEFQTLFGKDFLTAYEKEIERIKYTAHTEHTKQAS from the coding sequence ATGATAAAAATTACCGTCGTTTCGTATAACAACGAGACACCATCGCTTCCCAATGGCGCGCTGTTTGGACCTGAGCACGGCACCATAGGCCGCAGCGAAGACAATTTTCTGGTACTGCCCGATCCGAAGCACTATGTCTCGCGCGCGCAAGCCAAAGTGTGGAGCAACGGCACACGGCATCACCTGATCAATTTAAGCCAGGCTAACCCTATCATCATCAACGGCCAGGAAATCGAGGCCGAGCGCGAATACGATATCCACGCAGGCGACCAGATAAAGATAGGCTTATACCAATTGCGTGTCGATGCGGTTGCCGGCACATCAGGCGACTTGCCACCTACAGCCGCCACGCCAAGCTTAGCAAAAACTAGCCCGACACCAGCCGCGACGGAAGTCCCGGTCAACGCTGCAACGCTAAGTAGCACCGCAGAAGCTGCCAGACCGGCAGATTCCGCTGAACTGCTACAGGCTTTCTTGAAGGGCGCAGGCCTGCCGGACTTGAACCTGTCATCCGGATTGACTCCTGAACTGATGGAAACAATGGGAAAACTTGTCGCCACCTCGGTACAGGGAACCATGGATCTGATCGCCCAGCGCGCCCTGGTAAAGCGCGAGGTCAACGCTGACGTCACCCTGGTGGTATTGCGTAAAAATAATCCGCTGAAATTTTTCCCTGACAGCCAGACCGTGCTGACACAAATGCTGCGCAAGAAAATGCCTGGTTTCATGACGCCCGACGAAGCGATGGACGATGCGTTTCAAGATTTGCGGGCGCACCAGTTGGCGGTAGTCGCTGGCATGAAAGCGGCAATGGATGCGCTGATGAAAAAATTCCAGCCAGCCCTCTTTGAAAAGCGCCTGAGCCCGCCTACCCTGCTGGACCATCTCAATCCGGCACGCCGCAAAGCGGCCATGTGGGAACATTTTTCAAGGCTATTTGACAGCATTTCCCTCGAATCCAAAGATGAATTCCAAACCCTGTTCGGCAAGGATTTCCTGACCGCCTACGAAAAAGAAATTGAACGCATAAAATACACTGCGCACACTGAGCACACCAAGCAAGCCTCCTGA
- a CDS encoding hemerythrin domain-containing protein, protein MSARISPPVSLTIIREEHEHLSCILESMLFFVRAIQNGQPSPDLSVFRAMLYYICQYPERVHHPKEDKFLFAKIKDRTHQLDTELDALSEQHGKGELMAHRLLTALQAYEFGGSDAFPHFHSLVEQYAHFYYAHMRMEEERILPVALQVLNEADWAVIDSAFLENRKMMDEDGQRYHYDQLFSRIISIMPVPQ, encoded by the coding sequence ATGTCCGCCAGAATCAGTCCACCTGTTTCACTGACTATCATCAGGGAAGAGCACGAACACCTATCCTGCATCCTTGAAAGTATGCTGTTTTTTGTCAGGGCGATTCAAAATGGACAGCCTTCCCCTGACCTGAGCGTATTTCGGGCGATGCTTTACTACATTTGCCAATATCCTGAACGCGTACACCACCCCAAGGAAGACAAATTCCTGTTTGCCAAAATCAAGGACAGGACACATCAACTCGATACCGAACTCGATGCCTTAAGCGAACAGCATGGCAAAGGGGAATTAATGGCGCATCGCCTGCTCACGGCCTTGCAGGCTTATGAATTTGGCGGTAGTGATGCTTTCCCGCACTTTCATAGCTTGGTTGAGCAATATGCGCATTTCTACTATGCACACATGCGGATGGAGGAGGAAAGAATTCTCCCGGTCGCCCTGCAAGTGCTCAATGAGGCCGATTGGGCAGTGATAGACTCAGCCTTTCTGGAAAACCGGAAAATGATGGACGAAGATGGCCAGCGCTACCACTACGATCAATTATTCTCACGCATCATCAGCATCATGCCGGTGCCGCAATAG
- the pepF gene encoding oligoendopeptidase F, producing the protein MHKYVIRSLFTAALSLPLALGLPQLAQAGDTEEYRWNLQDLYASGADLDKDIARLQSQLKEISACSGHLGDSLPRFKACMDLNADMLKRYARIASYASQTHDQDTGATAGLDLSQRSDILGSQLEEATSFFRPEILGIGEKKIKAYLAKDKTLSIYSHGLEDILRSASHTLDKKGEELIATFGMATNTASAVYSTLSNSDMPWPKVKLSDGQEVVIDQSAYTKYRSSNNRQDRKLVFDAFWGKWKEFERSYGVTFYEMLKRDSVYAKVRNYPDSLTQALDSNKLPRAVYDTLIAQTQANLPTLHRYFKLRAKMLGVQDMGYHDMYPALVKSDLKFSISEGNQLMLASVKPLGDDYVKAMTKATTERWIDVYPRPKKRSGAYMNGAAYDVHPYLLMNFNDDYESVSTLAHEWGHAMHSYLANKNQPFVTADYPIFTAEIASTTNEVFLLDHMLKIAKSDDERLLYLGSALENLRGTFFRQAMFADFERSVHAKVDKGESVTGEALTKIYGDILKRYHGDQEGVMKIDDLYATEWAFIPHFYNRFYVFQYATSIAAGSMFADEILKGKPGAKDKYLNILKAGGSAYPYELVKSAGVDMATAAPYQAVFVRMNKIMDEIETIVAKRK; encoded by the coding sequence ATGCATAAGTATGTAATTCGCAGTCTATTCACCGCCGCACTAAGCCTACCGTTGGCACTGGGCCTGCCACAACTGGCGCAGGCGGGTGACACCGAAGAGTATCGCTGGAACCTGCAAGACCTCTATGCTAGCGGCGCCGACTTGGATAAAGATATCGCCAGACTCCAGAGCCAATTAAAAGAAATTAGCGCTTGCAGCGGCCATCTGGGAGATTCCCTGCCGCGCTTCAAAGCCTGCATGGATCTGAATGCCGATATGCTTAAGCGCTATGCCCGCATCGCCAGTTATGCCTCGCAGACACATGACCAAGATACCGGCGCCACCGCCGGTCTGGACCTGAGCCAACGCTCCGACATTCTGGGTAGCCAACTGGAAGAGGCGACGTCCTTCTTCCGGCCTGAGATACTTGGTATCGGAGAGAAAAAAATTAAGGCTTACCTGGCCAAAGACAAGACGCTATCGATTTACTCGCATGGTCTGGAAGATATTTTACGTAGCGCCAGCCATACTCTCGATAAGAAAGGCGAAGAACTGATCGCCACTTTCGGCATGGCGACCAACACCGCCAGCGCGGTGTACTCGACCCTGTCCAATTCCGATATGCCTTGGCCTAAAGTCAAACTCTCTGACGGTCAGGAAGTCGTCATTGATCAATCCGCCTATACCAAGTATCGCTCATCGAACAACCGCCAGGACCGCAAACTGGTGTTCGACGCATTCTGGGGCAAATGGAAGGAATTTGAGCGCAGCTATGGCGTCACGTTTTATGAGATGCTCAAGAGAGACTCGGTCTATGCCAAGGTCAGGAACTACCCTGATTCCCTGACTCAGGCGCTAGATAGCAACAAATTGCCACGCGCCGTCTACGATACCCTGATAGCGCAAACCCAGGCCAATTTGCCTACCCTGCATCGCTATTTCAAGCTACGCGCCAAGATGCTCGGCGTACAGGACATGGGTTACCACGACATGTATCCGGCACTGGTCAAAAGCGATCTGAAGTTTTCCATTAGCGAAGGCAATCAGTTAATGCTGGCGTCGGTCAAACCTTTGGGCGACGACTACGTCAAGGCGATGACCAAAGCTACCACCGAGCGCTGGATAGACGTTTATCCAAGACCGAAAAAACGTTCGGGCGCATACATGAATGGCGCGGCTTACGACGTTCATCCTTACCTGCTGATGAATTTTAACGATGACTACGAATCGGTCTCGACCCTGGCGCACGAGTGGGGCCACGCCATGCATTCGTATTTGGCCAACAAAAACCAACCGTTTGTCACCGCTGACTATCCTATCTTTACCGCTGAAATCGCCTCCACCACCAATGAGGTATTCCTGCTCGACCACATGCTCAAGATTGCGAAGTCGGATGATGAGCGCTTGCTGTATCTCGGTTCGGCATTAGAAAATCTGCGCGGCACTTTCTTCCGCCAAGCCATGTTCGCTGACTTTGAACGTAGCGTCCATGCCAAGGTCGACAAAGGCGAATCCGTCACGGGCGAAGCGCTTACCAAGATCTACGGCGACATCCTGAAACGCTATCATGGCGACCAGGAAGGCGTGATGAAAATTGACGATCTGTATGCCACCGAATGGGCATTCATTCCGCACTTCTACAATCGCTTTTACGTATTTCAGTACGCCACTTCGATCGCCGCCGGCTCCATGTTTGCCGACGAGATCCTCAAGGGAAAACCAGGTGCGAAAGACAAATACCTGAACATCCTCAAAGCGGGCGGCTCGGCTTATCCGTATGAACTGGTCAAATCCGCCGGAGTCGACATGGCCACTGCAGCACCGTATCAAGCGGTATTTGTACGCATGAACAAAATCATGGATGAAATCGAAACCATCGTGGCCAAGCGCAAATAA